One stretch of Pararhizobium qamdonense DNA includes these proteins:
- a CDS encoding GGDEF domain-containing protein, giving the protein MTAAPSLLALAPQEKTGTFFSREQLYFILSALPDPAFVLTRSGRYAALFGGSDHRYYHDGSSLIGQSVFDVLAEDKARWFAGEIQYALDTRALHIVEYSLAGSDVKGLKDAGPDHPIWFEGRVQALDFPVDGEDAVVWVASNITQKNVIETQLRLQSETDALTGLFNRRKLMDVLEEHFERFIRERQPTVALMFDVDHFKHVNDAYGHPAGDRVLALIATLCREVLRGADFAARIGGDEFVVLMPLTRGDHGRVTAERLRQRIASSVTEAVNHPIAISGGISEFSATDKTCTDILKRADDGLYRSKRAGRNQFTSV; this is encoded by the coding sequence ATGACCGCCGCGCCAAGTCTTCTCGCTTTGGCCCCGCAAGAGAAAACCGGCACGTTTTTCTCCCGCGAACAGCTTTATTTCATTTTGTCCGCGCTGCCGGACCCGGCCTTCGTCCTGACGCGGAGCGGCCGCTACGCCGCATTGTTCGGCGGGTCGGACCATCGCTATTATCATGACGGCAGCTCGCTGATCGGCCAGAGCGTGTTCGACGTGCTCGCCGAGGACAAGGCACGATGGTTTGCCGGGGAAATTCAGTACGCGCTGGACACCAGGGCCCTGCACATCGTCGAGTACAGCCTTGCCGGCAGCGATGTGAAAGGGTTGAAAGATGCGGGGCCTGATCACCCCATCTGGTTTGAGGGCCGCGTGCAGGCGCTGGATTTTCCGGTCGATGGCGAGGATGCGGTGGTCTGGGTTGCCAGCAACATCACCCAGAAAAATGTCATCGAGACCCAATTGCGGCTGCAAAGCGAGACCGATGCCCTGACAGGGCTTTTCAACCGGCGCAAGCTGATGGACGTTCTTGAAGAACACTTCGAACGGTTCATCCGGGAACGCCAGCCCACCGTCGCTTTGATGTTCGATGTCGATCATTTCAAGCATGTCAACGATGCCTATGGTCATCCAGCTGGAGACAGGGTTCTCGCTCTCATCGCCACTCTATGCCGCGAGGTTTTGCGGGGCGCCGATTTTGCGGCGCGCATCGGCGGCGATGAATTTGTCGTCCTGATGCCGCTGACGCGGGGGGATCACGGCCGCGTCACCGCCGAGCGCCTGCGCCAGCGTATCGCCTCCAGCGTGACGGAAGCGGTCAACCATCCGATCGCGATCAGTGGCGGCATCAGCGAGTTTTCCGCCACGGACAAAACCTGCACCGACATCCTCAAACGCGCCGATGACGGCCTCTACCGCTCCAAGCGGGCCGGCCGCAATCAGTTCACTTCAGTCTGA
- a CDS encoding MFS transporter: MSQLRPLIPLLITAGILIGGNGLQGTYISLRALQEGFSTSLIGLVGTGYNIGFAIGCIYVTRILRSIGHIRTFSAMAAIASAASLAMVLLIDPWFWFLMRLIAGICFASLFATVESWLNARVNNSNRARTLSIYRLVDLGSVTAAQYLIPTVGIEGFQLFAIVSMALTLSLVPISFADRSSPGLPEAIKFDVKALWNISPLATIGCIVVGLTNSTFRSLGPIYAEGIGLSITAIATFMSVGIIGGVVLQYPLGLYSDRLDRRLIILFATFGSLLAGLYLALFAGSDEWLNFIGIFIFGAFAMPLYSLCSAHANDHAAEGQHALVSAGMLFFWSCGAIIGPLFASFMLDIFGPQALFIYTAAVLAAFMLYTLQRMTARSGVPTGERSMRFRNLLRTSSFFNKLAARPEDKPQD, translated from the coding sequence ATGTCGCAGCTTCGTCCGCTCATCCCCCTCCTCATCACGGCCGGCATCCTGATCGGCGGCAACGGGCTGCAGGGAACCTATATCTCGCTGCGCGCCCTGCAGGAGGGCTTTTCGACATCGCTGATCGGACTGGTCGGCACCGGCTACAATATCGGCTTTGCCATCGGCTGCATCTATGTGACGCGCATCCTGCGCTCGATCGGCCATATTCGAACCTTTTCTGCCATGGCGGCGATTGCGTCGGCAGCCTCACTTGCGATGGTGCTGCTGATCGATCCGTGGTTCTGGTTCCTGATGCGGCTGATTGCCGGCATCTGTTTTGCCAGCCTGTTTGCCACCGTCGAAAGCTGGCTGAATGCGCGGGTCAACAATTCCAACCGCGCCCGCACCCTGTCGATCTATCGCCTGGTCGATCTCGGTTCGGTGACCGCGGCGCAATACCTGATCCCGACCGTCGGGATCGAGGGGTTCCAGCTGTTTGCCATCGTGTCCATGGCGCTCACCCTGTCGCTGGTCCCGATCTCCTTTGCCGACCGCTCCAGCCCCGGATTGCCGGAAGCGATCAAGTTCGATGTCAAGGCGCTGTGGAACATCTCGCCGCTCGCCACGATCGGCTGCATCGTCGTCGGGCTTACAAACTCCACCTTCCGTTCGTTGGGGCCGATCTATGCCGAGGGGATCGGCCTGTCGATCACGGCGATTGCCACCTTCATGAGCGTCGGGATCATCGGCGGCGTGGTGCTGCAATACCCGCTCGGGCTTTATTCCGACCGGCTGGACCGGCGGCTGATCATCCTGTTTGCCACGTTCGGCTCGCTGCTTGCGGGGCTTTATCTTGCGCTCTTTGCCGGCAGCGACGAATGGCTGAATTTCATCGGCATCTTCATCTTCGGCGCCTTCGCCATGCCGCTCTATTCGCTCTGCTCGGCGCATGCCAACGACCATGCCGCCGAAGGGCAGCACGCGCTGGTTTCGGCCGGCATGCTGTTCTTCTGGTCTTGCGGGGCGATTATCGGGCCGCTATTTGCCTCGTTCATGCTCGATATTTTCGGGCCGCAGGCGCTGTTCATCTATACGGCCGCAGTCCTTGCCGCCTTCATGCTCTATACGCTGCAGCGGATGACGGCCCGCAGTGGCGTGCCCACCGGCGAACGCTCCATGCGGTTTCGCAACCTGCTGCGCACCTCCTCTTTCTTCAACAAGCTGGCGGCACGGCCCGAGGACAAGCCCCAGGACTAG
- a CDS encoding multicopper oxidase family protein: MPIIDRRTLLKGSAAAAASFAIGGGLAARNSIAAPTPLLLKAQFTEAALANDGVTPKVMTYGTSEAPATGMPPVIRMKRGEPFAARLMNALDEPTTVHWHGLRIVNAMDGVPEMTQAYVYPGDGFDYAFTPPDAGTFWYHPHCNTLTQMGHGLTGVIVVEDSADPVFDAEIVLNLRDWRLGTGGAFIAPFKPRDAARGGTYGTVRTTNWQQQPRYDAPAGGLVRIRIAATDVTRIYSLAADGAPALVIALDGNPVDAPYPLDLLDIGPGQRVELVVRMPDEEGAEVKLGNLRGSNPFTVAALCATGTSLKRDLRDVKALPANPIAEADLSAATRIPLEFTATAEHAPVPSICGTIGYTFWAINKVPWQGDTPDPGAPVSELKLGKSYVLQVRNRTPHAHPIHLHGLSFRILSSNKRTILPPPTDTILLLPDEQAELGLVADNPGDWLLHCHIIEHQKTGMSAYFRVV; the protein is encoded by the coding sequence ATGCCAATCATCGACCGCCGCACACTTTTGAAGGGATCGGCTGCGGCCGCAGCCTCCTTTGCAATCGGCGGCGGTCTTGCGGCGCGCAACAGCATCGCGGCACCCACACCGCTGCTGCTTAAGGCGCAATTTACCGAGGCGGCATTGGCCAATGACGGCGTCACCCCGAAAGTCATGACATACGGCACAAGCGAGGCGCCGGCCACCGGCATGCCGCCGGTCATCCGCATGAAAAGGGGCGAGCCCTTTGCCGCAAGGCTCATGAATGCCCTGGACGAGCCGACCACGGTTCACTGGCATGGCCTGCGCATCGTCAATGCCATGGACGGTGTACCGGAGATGACTCAAGCCTACGTCTATCCCGGCGACGGCTTCGACTATGCCTTCACGCCGCCCGATGCCGGTACCTTCTGGTATCATCCGCATTGCAACACGCTGACCCAGATGGGTCACGGTCTGACCGGCGTCATCGTCGTCGAGGACTCGGCCGATCCAGTGTTCGATGCCGAGATCGTGCTCAACCTGCGCGACTGGCGGCTTGGCACCGGCGGCGCCTTCATTGCCCCGTTCAAGCCGCGCGATGCTGCGCGCGGCGGCACCTATGGCACGGTGCGCACCACCAACTGGCAGCAGCAGCCGCGCTATGACGCGCCGGCGGGCGGCCTTGTGCGCATCAGGATTGCCGCCACCGACGTGACGCGCATCTATTCGCTTGCCGCAGACGGGGCGCCGGCGCTGGTCATCGCACTGGATGGAAATCCGGTCGATGCGCCCTATCCGCTCGATCTGCTCGATATCGGCCCCGGCCAGCGCGTCGAACTGGTCGTGCGCATGCCGGATGAGGAAGGCGCCGAGGTCAAGCTCGGCAATTTGCGTGGCTCCAATCCTTTCACCGTTGCGGCACTGTGCGCAACCGGCACCTCGCTCAAGCGCGATCTCCGCGATGTGAAGGCGCTGCCCGCCAATCCGATCGCCGAAGCCGATCTGTCGGCGGCGACGCGCATTCCGCTCGAATTTACCGCAACCGCCGAACATGCGCCGGTTCCCAGCATCTGCGGCACGATCGGCTATACGTTCTGGGCCATCAACAAGGTGCCGTGGCAGGGCGACACGCCCGATCCCGGCGCTCCGGTTTCCGAGCTGAAACTGGGCAAAAGCTATGTGCTGCAGGTGCGCAACCGTACCCCGCATGCGCATCCGATCCATCTGCATGGATTGAGCTTCCGCATTCTCAGTTCCAACAAGCGCACCATCCTTCCGCCCCCCACCGATACGATCCTGCTTTTGCCGGACGAGCAGGCCGAACTCGGTCTCGTCGCCGACAATCCTGGCGACTGGCTGCTCCATTGCCATATCATCGAGCACCAGAAGACCGGAATGTCGGCATATTTCCGGGTGGTTTGA
- the rnd gene encoding ribonuclease D: MIETTAELAAACETLASGDYLTIDTEFLRETTFWPQLCLIQMAGPDIAVIVDPMAKDIDLAPFFALMANTDVVKVFHAARQDIEIIYNLGKLIPHPIFDTQVAAMVCGFGDSVSYDQLVSRIKNVHIDKSSRFTDWSRRPLSEKQLDYALADVTHLRDVYLHLKAELEREGRSLWLTEEMAILEAKETYDIHPDDAWQRLKMRLKKPIELAVLQKVAAWREREARNRNVPRGRILKDDGLYEIAQQQPKDVEALSRLRTIPKGWERSAAGTAILEAVNAALELPKADMPKLPRQNQAPEGAQAAGEMLKVLLKLIAEKQGVAAKIIANSDDLERIASEGPKADVGALKGWRRELFGDTALKLINGEVALRFIDRKIEAVEL; this comes from the coding sequence ATGATCGAGACAACCGCCGAACTTGCCGCCGCCTGCGAAACGCTGGCCAGCGGAGATTACCTGACGATCGATACGGAATTTCTCCGCGAGACGACTTTCTGGCCGCAGCTTTGCCTGATCCAGATGGCCGGACCGGACATTGCCGTGATCGTCGATCCGATGGCCAAGGACATCGACCTTGCGCCGTTCTTCGCGCTGATGGCCAATACGGATGTCGTCAAGGTGTTCCATGCGGCCCGCCAGGACATCGAAATCATCTATAATCTCGGCAAGCTGATCCCGCATCCGATCTTCGATACGCAGGTCGCCGCCATGGTATGCGGCTTCGGCGACAGTGTTTCCTACGATCAACTGGTCAGCCGCATCAAGAACGTCCATATCGACAAGTCCTCGCGCTTCACCGACTGGAGCCGGCGGCCGCTGTCGGAAAAGCAGCTCGACTATGCGCTGGCCGACGTGACCCATCTGCGTGATGTCTATCTCCACCTCAAGGCCGAGCTTGAGCGCGAAGGCCGCTCGCTGTGGCTGACCGAGGAAATGGCCATTCTCGAGGCCAAGGAAACCTACGACATCCATCCGGATGACGCCTGGCAGCGGCTGAAGATGCGGCTGAAGAAGCCGATCGAGCTCGCCGTCCTGCAGAAGGTCGCCGCCTGGCGCGAACGCGAGGCGCGTAACCGCAACGTTCCGCGTGGCCGTATCCTCAAGGATGACGGCCTCTATGAAATCGCACAGCAGCAGCCAAAGGACGTGGAAGCGCTGTCGCGCCTGCGCACCATCCCCAAGGGCTGGGAACGCTCGGCTGCCGGCACCGCGATCCTCGAGGCGGTCAACGCAGCACTGGAACTGCCCAAGGCCGACATGCCCAAGCTGCCGCGCCAGAACCAGGCCCCGGAAGGCGCCCAGGCCGCCGGCGAAATGCTCAAGGTCCTGTTGAAGCTGATCGCCGAAAAACAGGGCGTCGCCGCCAAGATCATCGCCAATAGCGACGATCTCGAACGGATCGCCTCGGAAGGCCCGAAAGCCGATGTCGGCGCGCTGAAAGGCTGGCGCCGCGAGCTGTTCGGCGACACCGCGCTGAAGCTGATCAACGGCGAGGTCGCCCTGCGCTTCATCGACCGCAAGATCGAAGCGGTTGAACTTTAG
- a CDS encoding DUF2000 family protein, with protein MFETKFAIVLREDLAVWQKLNVTAFLTSGIVAEKPGLIGEPYRDADGNVYNPLSIQPVIVLSADEKTMATIHRRALERGVKTSLYVEDMFATGHDAANREVFARFGPDDARVVGIALHADKKIADKITKGAKMHP; from the coding sequence ATGTTCGAGACCAAATTTGCAATCGTGCTGCGCGAGGACCTGGCCGTCTGGCAAAAGCTCAACGTCACCGCTTTTTTGACAAGCGGCATCGTCGCTGAAAAGCCCGGCCTTATCGGCGAACCCTACCGCGATGCCGATGGCAACGTCTACAATCCCTTGAGCATCCAGCCGGTCATCGTGCTGTCAGCCGATGAAAAAACCATGGCTACAATTCACCGCCGGGCGCTGGAGCGCGGGGTGAAGACGTCGCTCTATGTCGAGGACATGTTTGCGACCGGCCATGACGCGGCCAACCGCGAGGTGTTCGCCCGGTTCGGCCCGGATGATGCGAGAGTTGTCGGCATTGCGCTTCATGCCGACAAGAAGATCGCTGACAAGATCACCAAGGGTGCCAAGATGCACCCCTAG
- a CDS encoding AraC family transcriptional regulator has protein sequence MNANSILGNRTLATSNACLAAEGGSDLERSCMPVASDGIKVAPASGGIERIEAHFRGNAFEPHRHDTYALGLTLQGIQSFRYRGLVRYSQPGNVIVLHPDEVHDGAAGTEEGLRYRMMYLPPEMLIDALGDKRSGLPFVPSPVIADRAFAASLADAMRDLDGVIDGLQLNDVLTGIADALVRHADADATKRGRTYDQAAIRRACDFLQVHFDRQVSSDELEAVTGLDRFTLSRQFRASLGTSPHRYLVMRRLERARSLIGSGRSLVEIALETGFSDQAHFNRHFKKAHGMTPGRWESLCRRA, from the coding sequence ATGAATGCCAACTCCATCTTGGGAAACAGGACGCTTGCGACGTCGAACGCCTGCTTAGCCGCAGAGGGCGGCAGCGATCTTGAACGTTCGTGCATGCCGGTCGCCTCCGACGGTATCAAGGTTGCGCCGGCCTCCGGCGGCATCGAGCGGATCGAGGCGCATTTTCGCGGCAACGCGTTCGAGCCGCACCGCCACGACACCTATGCGCTCGGCCTGACGCTGCAGGGCATCCAGTCGTTCCGGTATCGCGGGCTGGTGCGCTACAGCCAGCCCGGCAATGTCATCGTTCTGCATCCGGACGAGGTGCATGACGGCGCTGCCGGGACGGAGGAAGGCCTGCGCTACCGGATGATGTATCTGCCGCCGGAAATGCTGATCGATGCGCTGGGGGACAAGCGGTCCGGCCTGCCCTTCGTCCCCTCGCCGGTCATTGCCGACCGTGCCTTTGCCGCAAGCCTTGCCGACGCCATGCGCGATCTCGATGGCGTAATCGACGGTTTGCAGCTGAATGACGTACTGACGGGCATTGCCGATGCGCTGGTGCGGCATGCGGATGCGGATGCGACAAAACGGGGCCGGACATACGACCAGGCGGCCATCCGCCGGGCCTGCGACTTCCTGCAGGTGCATTTTGACCGCCAGGTAAGCTCCGATGAACTCGAAGCCGTCACCGGCCTTGACCGTTTCACGCTATCCAGGCAATTCCGCGCAAGTCTTGGAACCAGCCCGCACCGTTATCTCGTCATGCGCCGGCTTGAGAGAGCCCGTAGCCTGATCGGCAGCGGCAGGAGCCTCGTCGAGATCGCGCTTGAAACCGGCTTTTCCGATCAGGCGCATTTTAACAGGCACTTCAAGAAGGCGCACGGAATGACGCCCGGACGCTGGG